The proteins below come from a single Meriones unguiculatus strain TT.TT164.6M chromosome 13 unlocalized genomic scaffold, Bangor_MerUng_6.1 Chr13_unordered_Scaffold_37, whole genome shotgun sequence genomic window:
- the LOC132650943 gene encoding zinc finger protein 431-like: MSDQTFYEGTNSVTFNDVHVKFSQEEWALLEPSQKQLYKVVMLETCENLTAIGYNWDDHNIEEHFQSSTSNKRHASSRTGEKPSKCTVCGKVFSYTSDLIRHKRAHTGEKPFKCNQCGKVFAQKSHLISHRRTHTGEKPYECNQCGKAFAENSTLLSHKRTHTGEKPYECNQCGKAFAENSTLLSHKRTHTGEKPYECNQCGKAFPQKSHLISHKRTHTGEKPYECNQCGKAFAENSTLLRHKRTHTGEKPYECNQCGKAFAENSTLLSHKRTHTGEKPYECNQCGKAFAENSTLLSHKRTHTGEKPYECNQCGKAFAKNSTLLNHKRTHTGEKPFECNQCGKAFAQNRHLLIHKRTHTGEKPYECNQCSKAFPQKSHLIRHKRTHTGEKPYECNQCGKAFAENSTLLRHKRSHTGEKPYECNQCGKAFAENSTLLRHKRTHTGEKPYECNQCSKAFPQKSHLISHKRTHIIKKP; encoded by the exons aattcagtgacctttaaTGATgtccatgtgaaattcagccaagaagagtgggccttgctggaaccttcccagaagcaactctacaaagttgtgatgctagagacctgtgaaaacctcactgctatag gctacaattgggatgaccataatattgaagaacattttcaaagttctacaagtaataaaag GCATGCAAGCAgtcgtactggagagaaaccttctaaatgcactgtatgtggtAAAGTCTTCTCCTATACCAGTgatctcataaggcataaaagagcacacactggagagaagcctttcaaatgtaatcaatgtggtaaagtgtttgcacaaaagagtcatctcataagccatagaagaacacatactggagagaaaccttatgaatgtaaccagtgtggtaaagcctttgcagaaaacagtactctcttaagccataaaagaacacacactggagagaaaccttatgaatgtaaccagtgtggtaaagcctttgcagaaaacagtactctcttaagccataaaagaacacacactggagagaaaccttatgaatgtaaccagtgtggtaaagcctttccacaaaaaagtcatctcataagccataaaagaacacatactggagagaaaccttatgaatgtaaccagtgtggtaaagcctttgcagaaaacagtactctcttaagacataaaagaacacacactggagagaaaccttatgaatgtaaccagtgtggtaaagcctttgcagaaaacagtactctcttaagccataaaagaacacacactggagagaaaccttatgaatgtaaccagtgtggtaaagcctttgcagaaaacagtactctcttaagccataaaagaacacacactggagagaaaccttatgaatgtaaccagtgtggtaaagcctttgcaaaaaacagtactctcttaaaccataaaagaacacacactggagagaaaccttttgaatgtaaccagtgtggtaaagcctttgcacaaaacagacatctcttaatccataaaagaacacacactggagagaaaccttatgaatgtaaccagtgcagtaaagcctttccacaaaaaagtcatctcataaggcataaaagaacacatactggagagaaaccttatgaatgtaaccagtgtggtaaagcctttgcagaaaacagtactctcttaagacataaaagatcacacactggagagaaaccttatgaatgtaaccagtgtggtaaagcctttgcagaaaacagtactctcttaagacataaaagaacacacactggagagaaaccttatgaatgtaaccagtgcagtaaagcctttccacaaaaaagtcatctcataagccataaaagaacacatattataaagaaacct